TCAGATAATTGCCTATGATTCTAAACTCTCCGCTCTTTTTAATCAGGGACTGGAAGAGTTCCTGACCAGCTGGTCAATCTGGACATGAAGCATGGTGTGGAGGCTAAAAACTATGAAGAGGTAAGTGTTGGAGTCCCTGCAATTTACTTGCTTTTGTTAAAAGGATGCAGATACTGCAGATAATGACTTGCGGTTTGGATACGAAGTCGGTGAATGTGAGACGTTGATCTTGCAGTACAGGATGTCTTCACTATTCCAATTTAAAAATAGTAAGCATTTCCACTTTAATCATTTGCAACAATCTAAACCTTATGAAACTGTTAGAGGGCACCCAATTgccctaaataaaaaaaattgcagattGACCCACTTGGTTAAATGTGCAAGTCGTACCTTTTATGCAATATCAAAATAAGCAATGAGTTAATGAgaataataaatcaagtaaCTGCAGAATAAAACTGCTCCGGTACACATTTTCATTACCTCTCagtggctctcaacatggcggtGCCTGAACAGGGGGCTtgtagctaacggtgctaacagcgctaacagtatAAACTACAGCAATCGTGCTGACAGAGAAACAGTGTTTACCAGGGGAACCTGAGGGTGGGTGCTAAGCGTTATCCGTCGGTTCGGTGTTATCTCCTTATACTGCCTGTGAGAGCAGTGCACCGTGGCAGCAGGCCGGGCATTCTCAACTTAATCAAAGAGAAGCTCGTACAAAAACAAGCACAGATGTAGAACGACTAaactctctgctcaggtagacattactcaaCTATATCTTAACATCGATGATCATTTTTTACTGCTATATATTGCTCCTCTCTAGTTCTGTAGGCAGCAATGTGGATGCTGTATTTGTGGCATTGCCAAAACATAATAACGTCACTGTGTCCCAGTGCATAAAATAGGGAAATCAGTGGAGGAGTTCCTTTTGCTCGACATCATTCAACATTTATCTAAATAGGGACACATTGTTGTGCATTATCACCTCCATGAATTGGTGGTTCTTATGAGAATGGGTCACACGTGGCACTGTGACTGCCTCAGGCAACACATCATAATGATGAAGTGATAAAGCCCTGTGAGCTGATAGTCGCCCCCACTCATGTTGCACAAACATCACGTTCTGTCCTACTGAGTGCGTGTAGGTGGATGTTCAGGGAGAGCTCCAGTGGGCTTGCCTGTCTTAAGGACAGAGGGTGCAGCTGAAATTGTATTCACCTACGTAGAtgagtgcattactttttaGGAAAGAATTTAAGCTGTTTAGTCCATGATGTATTGCTGAAAGAGACCCCGTCTCTTACACAATGTTTTGGAATGTGTAGTTGGCATACGTTGGCCACGTCTAGGACTGCTGCACAATTAAAGGCTCTAGCTTGGTTCATTTGTTCCAGACAAAAGGGAGAATGATGCGTTGTTGCTGTGAAGTTGTTGACCATTTAGGGTTTACACAGAAAGTGTCAAAAGTTGTAAACATAAGTCACATGGACGGACAGGTAACCTATTCAACGGGCTGGTTTAGTGACCTGTCCTGTATCATCAACAGTACACAGAGGAAAAGCTAAGTCTTGAAGCCAAAAGCAAATTGTGCTAAAAAAGCAATAGTTGTGGTGAGCATTATCATTTGAGACTGAGACTGGACTTCcatcattaataaaataacaacaaactgCATTGTATCTTCCAAAAATCTTGTAAAATACTTTACTTTAGCAGTTAAACGTGTACACGtcacacattcatatcacatatTCCTGTTGGTGCAGTTTTTCCAACACTTCTCAGGCGGTGCAGCTGTTCTCTTCCCACCAGAGTTCAAAGGGCAGTTTTTTCACCTGCCAAAATGAGCAGGAGTAAATGGTAGACAACAGTTTGGTCAAACACACCAGGTGTGTACCTTCCCGAgacaaatttgtgatattgggctatacaaataattacactGATAACAAAGCCTAAGAGTGACACCTGCtggacaaaatatataatagcaCTGCTTCAAGAGTAGTTCTATCTTTCTCTCCATCGGCTTCTCATGCGTCACTATTCAGTGGATTAAGTTgcttctctcttgtctctccagATTGCCAAAGTGGAGAAGCTGAAGCCCCTCGAAGTCGAACTGAGGCGACTGGAGGACCTGTCAGAGTCCATCGTCAATGATTTTGCTTacatgaagaagagagaggaggagatgcgAGACACCAATGGTAAGAAAACAATGCGGTTGACCCTTTGCATAGCCCTGCCTCCCTGTGATACTCCGTCAATCTGAAAAGATCTCTGATAGGCAGACAGAAGGGTCCACATTATGCTTTTGAGGAATACATACAGGATGGACAACcaggagagaaaacaggttAAAACGATAAAGATGGAAGCTAAAGACGACGGATCACAGGGTAAAAATAAACTCACCATTTGGCAAGGGAGACAGAAGACCATGAAATTAAGgcacaacactgttcctgtaaagcctgGAATTAGCCAGTCTGCGTTTAAGGGGCGGGATTTAGCATAGGGTCAATTAGTCACTCAGACCATTAAAAACGTCAtgtccatgttttgttttcttaaactGGGCAGACACTGTATCGGATTTAGGCCGATTTAAACCCTGGTTGGTTGTTTGACGTGCACTTAAAGTTACAACGCATGATTATTTGCCTATATAATCAACTTTCGGACAATCAGACGGATTTCTGGCATGTCAGAAGTTATAGTCGactgttttgcagtttgagtaGTTCCACTATCCATTTCCCTACATGGCGATTATCTAAGGAGCTGGTCTTGAGCTTGTGTTACAGACTATAATGTCTCCATCTTCTAGGCATCTGCAGCtccacatttttaattaatgttcatCATAAATGCACAAAGTAACGCTGACTTTCTTTCTTAACCTCAGTATAGTTAAGCACATGTTTGTCATAATGAGTAAACTtcattggaatttttttttaatggataaaTACCACACCACTGTTCACATTCAGTGTGTGCAGAGAACTCACAGTTTCTGATCATGCAGAAGGCCGATTTGAACATATGCAACATATAAGATTAATTCAAATGCACAGTGTCTCCCCATCTTATTAAGCATGTGTcgtatttaattgtttaaggGAGTGAAGGAGAAATTGTCTGATTTGTTGGTTAGGTCTTTGTATAAACATAAAGTATGATTTCTTGACCTGTAAtaaactttctctctttttctttcaactttCTCCAGAGTCGACCAACACCCGTGTGCTGTACTTCAGCATATTCTCCATGTGCTGTCTCATTGGGCTGGCTACATGGCAGGTCTTCTACTTGCGGCGCTTCTTCAAGGCAAAGAAGCTGATCGAGTAGAGCGGGTAGTTAGCTCCTATCCCTCCGGGGGAAGCGGCCTGCCGGTCAGCCAACACATCCCAAAATCCACCCTCCTTGGACTAGCTTCAGCAAACAACAGCAAGTGGGGTTCAGGGGCTCAATTTCTAGTTTTCACAGCTAAAAAGAGAAAGCGTACCAAGTTTGtcctctgaaagaaaaaaaaaaaatgatcaccTGCTTATTTAGTGGTTTGAAACATTGAAAGCGCTGTAGGGAGAAATGCACTGTGAGACATGGGAGGTGTATGTCACTGCATTAGTGAGATATGTCCACTTCATGGAACTTCACTTTTCTGTCTGCACTGTTTTGAATGTTGCAGCTTACTGAATAAGAACTTGTTCCTTCAACCAGTTGAACAGTGATGTTTGATTTTTGAGCTCAGTTTGAATGGATGTGCCATGAGAGAATGTCTTTTGCCCTTCTGTTAATGTATACATTCTTTGCCATGCCAAGCAAACTAGTTCCTTGGTGCCCTTTTATCAAGTGAAGGctatttgggaaaaaaagtggTTTGCTGTTACTTGGAGAAACTTAGCAACCACTGAACTTATGTGTTATGTCACCTAATTTGCATACATGTTTGGTAGCTAAATTTAACCGtgtctttagtttgtttttcatattgtaAATGCTACTTAGTTGCTTCTACAGGTTTATTTTGGGGGGTTGTGAGTTGTTATATAAATTAGGTCACTTCTATGAGCTCTTGCACGTTCTAGTTGTTTTTGAAACACCTGAACACTTTGTCACAAATCAAAAGTAGCCAGAACCCAAGAACCTGGTCCTTAGGAAGGAGTTTGCAtcattatatattgtttgtatatGACTATTAGTTATTTAACCAACCTGACCTGTATGATAcaattcatatatatacttgCAAGTTTGTCTTTCTTGAGGTTTTGACAGGAAATGTAATGTTGGGAATCCAAACACTGTCTGAGCTGTCCTTTCAGTCATGCACCCCTTTTTATTCACACACAAGTAAATTTGATTATCCTTTAGCAGTTTTCAAAATATCACTTCCCAATCAATTACAGTGCCGATCCATCCAGCGTGCTTCTTTTCTTTAGAAATACTTAAGAGGTTTGGGTTACGTGAGAATGTGGGTGGTTGCAAATATTCAGATTGTTTTTGACCGGGATTAATTGAGGCATCTGTCATGGgtacatttttaacaatgaGCATGCGCATTGTGCGCAATCAATGATTTTTATGTTGACTGATAAATTTTGTAAATTTGTGTTGGGcttttattcaataaaatattggatggatttacATTAGTTGTAGTGTAGACTAGCATGTATTTCCAAAATGTgatactaaaatatatatattatatatatatattatattatatttattatatattatatattatatatatatatatatatatatttttatatatattatatttatatatatatatggggtCTGAAGGGTGGTTTtgacattaaatataattttaccGTCCCACAAAGTAGCCTATTATATCACAGGGTTGAGTGCGCTAGAATCAGATTGCTACAAGAGGAAATACAagtgtaaaataacaaatattcagaatatttCCAAAAgtttaatacaattaaatgacAAAGCATTTGTTGTTCTGCTGGTCACAATAGTGAgcaatcaaaatgttatttttcagaCTATAAATTTACTTtctacacatatatatatatatatatatatatatatatatatatatatatatatatatatatatatgtggaaaGGTggcatttatttcctttttgttaaGGCGAAACAAGAAAGGGTGCCAATGCATCCAACTTACTGTTTGCAACATAACTTGAAGAGGAAAAATGAGTGTTGTATGATTTTGTTGTATGacgtacatatatatatatatatatatgtacaatgTTCACGTGTAATTTTCGATCAATGAATCAGACCTTACTTGTATTTGGAAAACGCTTTTATCTAAATCATTATCCAAAACAACCTCTGATAAGTGCGGTCAAACTCTATAGCAAGAGAAAATTGAGCACATCCttccaaaacaaacaactaaaaGCATTTCACGGTGCACCAGCACAGAGGCTCATTGTGTCCTTCATCTGTCATCAAAGCTCCACGGACCAGAGGGTGAGTGAGCTTTATTACTTTGATGCATCAAAGAGGTTCTTGTTTCATGTAATTTATAGAATCCATGTGGCTTGTTGCTCACAATTGTTActagaggggaaaaaacaaagaatatggGTATATATGTTAAATTACCAATGCTAAGTATGATTTCTCATCAGTTGAGATTTAAGGCAGGTTTTGGACAAGCTGGATCAAGATATTTCCGATCAGAGGATAGTTacaagaaattacatttatttttacataaacactTGAAACGATGAAGGCatttgcaaatgacaaggtagtacaaaagtTAAACTATGtttggtgtttcatttgtaCCTCTTTATTTaagacttcattttttttttctttttacaaaatgtaccaaaacaggaagatcttgggtagatgataatgagaataaatatgaaacaaaatttaaatcataccctctaaactaaaaataaatctggtttgaattgacatcaaacagaatgaaattaaaattatattataaattacaATCAAACCATGACTTTGGGGGTTAACTGTCCACTTACATTTTCAATTCACTAACAAATCTTTGGGATTTTACGAACCATTAAATGATTTTGATGGAGAAAAATCATAGTTTGATGGCCAAAGAGACCCAGATCAGCGTGCCTGTTACAACTGCACTGCATGAGACTATTACATTAACTGGTAAATCCTATGATGAGCTCGATTTATAATCTCAGAGTAGGAGCCTCCATATGATGATGCCAAAACAAAAATGGGTCATCCACGAAGAAAGCAAAAATCCAACACAGGCCTGCCATCTCACAAGAGTCATAAACAAAGTGTTGGGCAAAGAGGAATTTTGATCAAAGTGCTGGAAGAAATATTAAATTCTGACTAAGAAGAACATGATAAAACACCCAATAACTGTTGTGAAATTTCAGCCAAAACCCAAAATGTCTGTAATCTCCTGGCTTCCATTAATATCTGCACAAACTAcaatggcaatccatcaaatatttCAG
This window of the Anoplopoma fimbria isolate UVic2021 breed Golden Eagle Sablefish chromosome 18, Afim_UVic_2022, whole genome shotgun sequence genome carries:
- the tmed10 gene encoding transmembrane emp24 domain-containing protein 10, with protein sequence MARLAALLLLPVLIESVFSISFFLPVNSRKCLREEIHKDVLVTGEYEITEQANTKTNLKITDSSSHTLYSKEDAVKGKFAFTTEDYDMFEVCFESKSPMGTGRVPDQLVNLDMKHGVEAKNYEEIAKVEKLKPLEVELRRLEDLSESIVNDFAYMKKREEEMRDTNESTNTRVLYFSIFSMCCLIGLATWQVFYLRRFFKAKKLIE